One genomic region from Sulfolobales archaeon encodes:
- a CDS encoding shikimate kinase yields the protein MWAFAGISIVNAIPSWLGSTMAINIKIEVDVEEGSGAHTNLTRTIVNYFKEKIGLPELRIIVRSPLPPESGLKTSSAVAVALIEAIKAKYSLKDIDTPKLAAELSIKAGVSVTGAYDDATAAYHGGISLTNNREMRIIDLRNPPDDVVAVILVRGGRPKVDLGSLKRFETLFTEIFKIALKGDIITAMRLNGIAVAEILGYDTKLIKKALELGALASGVSGNGPSIFALARKGDEGPLVDLFLREGRTIVVEPVSITRL from the coding sequence ATGTGGGCCTTCGCAGGGATCTCGATAGTTAATGCAATCCCCAGCTGGCTGGGATCTACGATGGCTATCAACATTAAAATTGAGGTTGATGTTGAAGAAGGTAGTGGAGCACATACTAACTTAACGAGAACCATTGTAAACTATTTTAAAGAGAAGATCGGTTTGCCAGAGCTGAGGATTATAGTGAGATCCCCGCTACCTCCTGAAAGCGGGTTAAAAACAAGTAGTGCTGTAGCTGTAGCGCTTATAGAGGCTATAAAAGCTAAATATAGCTTGAAAGATATAGATACGCCAAAGCTAGCAGCTGAGCTCTCAATAAAAGCTGGTGTCTCAGTAACCGGGGCTTATGATGATGCAACAGCAGCATATCACGGTGGTATATCATTAACAAATAATAGGGAGATGAGGATCATAGATCTTAGAAACCCCCCTGACGACGTTGTAGCTGTTATCCTTGTTAGAGGTGGTAGGCCAAAAGTAGATCTAGGGTCTCTCAAGAGGTTTGAAACACTCTTCACAGAGATCTTTAAAATAGCTTTGAAGGGAGATATAATAACCGCGATGAGGCTTAACGGAATAGCTGTGGCAGAGATCCTTGGATATGATACAAAACTTATAAAGAAGGCCTTAGAGCTTGGAGCCCTAGCTTCGGGTGTTTCTGGTAATGGCCCGTCGATCTTTGCTTTAGCTAGAAAAGGTGATGAAGGCCCACTTGTAGATCTATTTCTAAGAGAGGGTAGAACTATAGTGGTAGAGCCTGTCAGTATTACGAGGTTATAG